Genomic window (Blastocatellia bacterium):
CTTCTGGAATTAATTCAACGATTTCAGGGCTTACAACTTTTAACTTAGTGCTATTACCACGAAGTTCAGAAGCTAATTTCTTTTTTGCTCCTGCAATGGTAAAACCTTCATCATAAAGAAGTTGTTTTATACGTACAACAACCTCCACATCTTTACGGCGGTAAGTACGCTGACCAGCACGATTTTTTTGTGGTGTTAACATAGGAAATTCAGATTCCCAATAACGTAGAACGTGTGGTTGTACGTCAATAAGGTCACATACTTCACCAATCTTAAAAAATAGCTTATCGGGTATTGATTTAACTGGATAAATTTTGGCTTTCTCAACCATAAACACCACCTACTAGTAACTAATTCCTTTTAGTTATTGATACAATTGCCAATTAATATAAAAAACTTGTTTAATAGAGTTTCGCTTAAGATTCAGTAACTCAATATGTTACGACTTTATTAAATATGTGTCAACCTACAAGACAACCCATTCTTTTTAAACCTTTTATTTAGAGGGTTATCAATAAATGGAGAACTTTTTAATAGTATATTTTTGGATATCAAGTTGTAGAAATTTTTATCAGGAAAAGAGCCGCTTTGATCTATTGGTAGCTAATATCAATCCTGCTAGAATGACCAGTTTTATTTTAAGCAAAAATCTTAACCTACCAAATCAAAAATAAGGAAAAAGTATTATGAGTTATAAAGTTCTTGTTTGCGGCAATCTGTCGGAAGCCGGATTGAAGATTTTAGAGCAAGCAGAAGGCATTGAAGTAGATCGTAAAGGTGAATTAAGCCAAGATCAATTGTTAGAAATTATTGCTAGCTATGATGGTGTTGTAGTAAGAAGTGATACTAAGATTACTGCTCCTGTTATTGCAGCAGGAGAAAAATTAAAAGTTGTTGGTCGTGCCGGAACAGGCGTTGACAATATAGATGTCTCAGCAGCAACACAACGAGGAATTGTAGTAATGAATACTCCTGGT
Coding sequences:
- a CDS encoding MerR family transcriptional regulator, whose product is MVEKAKIYPVKSIPDKLFFKIGEVCDLIDVQPHVLRYWESEFPMLTPQKNRAGQRTYRRKDVEVVVRIKQLLYDEGFTIAGAKKKLASELRGNSTKLKVVSPEIVELIPEVRIVEPTPIEIHKEEIHKEDIVEVVAQLHSLREVISEPTSKTTKPIVLSPEQKQALQQIKRDLHGLLTMLSRDAIIPGK